DNA from Brevibacterium sp. 'Marine':
TGACTGACATCACGCTTCGCCAGCTCGAGTACTTTCTCGCCGTTCTCGACCGCGGCTCGGTGAGCGAAGCGGCAAAGGAGTGCCGCGTGTCTCAGGCGACGGTCTCTGCGGCACTCGCGCAGTTGGAGAAGAAGCTCAAAGTCACGCTCATCGCACGCGGCCCCGCGCGGCGTGCCCGCCCGACGAGTGCCGGCCGGGAGTTCGGTATGCACGCCAGGGAGATCCTGTCGACCGTCTCGGATGCCGTCGAATCGCTCAATGACGAGTCGTCTCTCCTGCAGGGGCCTCTGCGTATCGGCTGCATTCCGACGGCAGCGCCTCGGATGCTGCCGGGCGCTGCCTCTCATTTCGTCAGGCGGCATCCGCAGATCGATCTCAGCTTCGTCGAGGCTCATCCCATGACCATGCAGCAGATGGTCCTCGACGGGGAGGTCGATGTCGCTGTCATGTATCGCAAGCAGATTCAGATCGAGGGGATCACCCGACACGACCTCGCCGATGTGCAGCTGCATGCCCTCGTCTCCGCCGATCATCCTGCAGCGAGCAAGGATGGAGTGGATATCGCCGAACTCATCGACGACCCGCTCATCCTGCTCGATTCTCCGCCGACAGCCGACCTGCTCGTCAGTCAGATCCGTGGGGTCGGCTACGAGCCGACCGTGCGCTGGCTGATCCCCAACGCGGAGACGATCCGGTCGATGGTGGGCTGGGGCCTCGGATTCTCCCTGGCCAATGCCGTTCCTCACCCTGACACGCGGACATTTCAGGGCATGCCGGTGCGCTATCTGCCGGTGACGAACCCGGAATTCGCCAACACGATCGTCGGAGCGACGATGGCCGGAGCGAGGTTGTCGAAGAAGCTCACTGCGGCGTTGGACATCCTGCGCAGGACCGCGTCCGAAACCGATCCCCACCGGTGGAACGACGCGGATGAACCGGGCCGCGTAAAGGGCTGAGCATCATTCGAACGCGCCGAGTCCCCCGGCCGACGGTCGGGCTGGACGGCACTCAGATCCGATGCACCGCCCGGTACACGCCGAGCTGCAAACTCACACGCTGCGAGCCGACCCCGCGAACTCGCGCAGGCGAGCAACTTCGGCCTTCGCGTTGGAGATCTGCTGATCGACGGCCGAGCGAGCCGTGCCACCCTTTGCCGACCGCGAATCGATCGATCCGAGCGTCGTGAGCACTTCGCGCACGTCAGGCGTCAAGTGCGGTGAGATCCCCGCGAAGTCCTCATCGGAGAGATCCCACAGCTCGATGTCCCGCGACTCGGCCAGCTGCACGCACGCTCCCGAGAGCTCATGCGCGACACGGAACGGCACGCCCTCGCGCACAAGCCACTCGGCGATGTCCGTGGCCAGCGCGAATCCGCGCGGAGCAAGGTACGCCATGCGCTCGGTATCGAACTTCAGCGTCGCAACCATCCCGGTGAACGCCGGCAACAGCAGCTCGAGAGTGTCTGTGGCGTCGAAGACCGGCTCCTTGTCCTCCTGCAGGTCCCGGTTGTACGCCAACGGCAGCGCCTTGAGCGTCGACAGCAGACCGGTGAGATCACCGATGAGACGGCCCGACTTACCGCGAGTGAGCTCGGCGACGTCGGGGTTCTTCTTCTGCGGCATGATCGACGACCCCGTCGAATACGCATCGTGGAGGGTGACGAACGAGAACTCCTTCGTCGCCCACGCGATGACCTCCTCGGACAGACGCGAGAGGTCGATTCCGATCATCGTCGTGATGAACAGGTACTCGGCGAAGACATCACGCGACGCCGTGCCGTCGATGGAGTTCTCCACCGAATCGTTGAACCCCAGATCCGCGGCCACAGCCTGCGGATCGAGCCCCAACGACGACCCGGCCAGAGCACCCGAACCATACGCAGAGACACCGGCGCGCGCATCGAAATCGACGAAGCGGGCGACATCGCGCAGCAGCGGCCACGCATGGGCAAGCAGATGGTGCGCCAGCAGCACCGGCTGAGCGTGCTGGAGGTGCGTGCGTCCAGGCATCGGCGCCTCGGGATGCTCTTCTGCCTGAGCGACCAGCACCTCGACAGTGTCGAGGACGAGACCGGCGACCTCACGCGCATGGTCGCGCAGGTACATCCGACCCATCGTCGCGATCTGGTCGTTGCGGGACCGTCCGGCACGCAGCTTCCCGCCGAGCTCGGGACCGGCGATCTCGATGAGTCCGCGCTCGAGCGACGAATGCACATCCTCGTCAGATTCGGCAGCCACGTATTCGCCGGCTTCAACCTGACGCAGCAGCTCGTCGAGAGCCGAATGCATCCCCGACAGCTCGTCATCGGTGAGTAGTCCCGCATGGTGGAGGACCTTCGCGTGGGGCTTGGAACCGGCGATGTCGTACTTCGCCAGGCGCCAGTCGAAGTCCGTGGACTTGCTCAGTGCGGCCAGCGCATCGGCCGGACCGTCGGAGAATCGTCCGCCCCACAGGCTCAGTCGTTCGCTCACAGATCGTCCTTTCCCACCAGCACGAATGCGCCGGCCCGTTCTTTGAAATGAAGAAACTCAGTTGTCATTGTTCCAGTTTTGCCTCGCCGAGGCGGCCGGCTTGGTTCCCGGCCGCACTGGCCGAGACTCACCCCTCGGCCAGTCCTCCGGCCGCGTATTCGAGGAAGGTCTCGGCCACGGCCGCTCCCCCGACGGCGGCATCGGCGATGACGAGGACCGTGTCGTCGCCGGCCAGAGTGCCGAAGATGCCGACCATCGACGACCGGTCGATCGCCGAGGCCAGATACTGTGCGGCCCCGGGCGGGGTACGCAGCACGACCGTGTTGTCCTGGGAGACCGCGGAGACGAGCAGCTCCTCGAGGATCCGCGGCAGCTTCGCATCGAGGCTCTCCCCCGTCGACTGCTGCAGGGACCGGTCCCCGCCTTCACCGGGAACGGCGTACACGGATCCCGCGGTGGACCGGATCTTCACGGCCCCCACCTCGGCGAGGTCGCGCGACAGGGTCGCTTGGGTGACGGTGATGCCCTGCGTCGCGAGCGCCTCGGCGAGTTCAATCTGGGACCGCACGGATTGGCGGGTGATGAGATCGATGATCTTCTGCTGGCGGGCGGTCTTCGTCAGCGGGGCGCTGCTGTTCGGCTCGGCCATCATCGCTCCAGGAGGTAGGTCATGAGTGCCTTCTGCGCGTGGAGGCGGTTCTCGGCCTCAATGAAGACCACCGAGGCGGGGCCGTCGATGACCTCGGCCGTGACCTCTTTGCCGCGGTAGGCGGGCAGGCAGTGGAGGAAGATCGCGTCGTTGCTCAAGTTCATCAGTTCCTGGTTGACCTGGAACTTCGTGAACGGTGAGGCCTCGTCGTCGCGGCCGGCGGCCTCCTGGCCCATGGACACCCAGGTGTCGGTGACGAGGACGTCGGCGCCGGTGGCGGCGGCAACGGGATCGTCGGTGACGGTCAGCGATCCGCCGGTGTCGGCCGCGAGTGCGTCGGCTTCGGCGACGATGGCGGCGTCGGGCTGGTATCCGGCGGGGGCGGCAATGCGCACGTGCATGCCGGCGTTGACTCCGCCGAGGGCGTAGGAGTTGGCCATGTTGTTCGCCCCGTCGCCGAAGTACGTCATGGTCTGGCCGGCCACGTCGCCGCGGTGTTCGCGGATGGTGAGCAGGTCGGCCAGGATCTGGCAGGGGTGGAAGTCATCGGACAGCGAGTTGATGACGGGCACCGAGGAGTATTCGGCCATCTCTTCGAGGCCGGCCTGCGCGTAGGTGCGCCAGATGATCGTCGAGACCATCCGCGACATCACCTGGGCGGTGTCGGCGATGGATTCCTTGTGCCCGAGCTGCGCCTCACCGGGGTTGATGATGAGCGGCTGCCCGCCGAGCGCGGCGATGCCGGCGGCGAACGACACCCGGGTGCGCGTCGAGGTCTTGTCGAAGATGACCGCGGCGGTCTGCGGGCCGGCCAGCGGGGTCCGCGAGTAGGGAGCGGCTTTGAGCTCGACGGCGAGGTCGAGGACTTGCGTCTGCTCGGCCGGACTGAGGTCCGTGTCCTTGAGGAAGTGGCGTGTCATGAGGTGTCCTTCGAAAGTCTGGGTGGGTCTCAGCCGGCGATGAGCCCGGGCAGGGCGTCGACGAACGGAGTGAGCTCGTCCGTGGTGATGGTCAGCGGCGGGGCGAGGCGCAAGCGACCGGGGGCGACGGGGTTGATGATGAACCCGGCCTCGAGTGCCCTGGCAGCCACGGCTTTCGAATCCGGAACTTGGCCGTCCTCGCCAGGTGTCAGTTCGAGCCCGAGGAGCAGTCCCTTACCGGTGATCTCACCGATCCCGTCGACCTTCGCCAGCTGAGGCTTGAGCCAGTCGCTGATCTCGGTGACGTGGTCGAGGAGGTTGTCTTTCTCGATGGTCTCGAGCACGGCGAGTCCGGCGGCGCACGACAGAGGGTTGCCGCCGAAGGTCGTGCCGTGCTGTCCGGCTTCGAGCAGACCAGTATTCGCGTCGCCGACGGTGATGGTCGCGCCGATCGGCATGCCGCCGCCGAGCCCCTTCGCCGAGGTGATGATGTCCGGGGTGACGCCCTCGCCGATCTCGGGATCCTGGTGGGCGAACCACGAACCGGTGCGGCCGATGCCCGACTGCACCTCGTCGAGGACCATGAGCGCCCCGACCTTCGTCGTCAGTTCGCGCACCGCGGTGAGGTAGCCGGCCGGATGCATCCGCACGCCGACCTCACCCTGGACTGGTTCGACGAACACAGCGGCGGTGTTCTCATTGATCGCCGCTTCGAGTGCTTCGACATCGCCGTAGGGCACGTGCACGACGCCGGGGACACCGGGAGCGAAGGGAGCGCGGTACGCTTCCTTCGCGGTCAGCGCGAGGGCGCCCATGGTGCGGCCGTGGAAGGCGCCTTCGACGGCGATGATGAAGGGCCGTCCCCCGCCGGCGGCGCGGCGGGCCATCTTGAAGGCCGCCTCGTTGGCTTCGGTCCCCGAGTTCGAGAAGAACACGGCAGATCCGGCGGGCAGGTCGAGGATCTCGTGGAGTTTCTCGGCCAGGCCGATCTGGGCCGGGGAGGTGAAGAAGTTCGAGATGTGGCCGAGCGTCGAGGCCTGTTCGGTGATGGCGCTGACCCACGCGGGATGGCAGTGGCCGAGGGCGTTGACGGCGATGCCGGCGAGCAGGTCGAGGTACTGCTTGCCCGAGGCATCCCACACATAGGAGCCTTCGCCGCGGACGATGTCGAGCTGCGGGGACCCAAATACCGGGGACAGCACACGGGAGAAATCGTCCCGCCACGTCTGGGCCTGATCGGAACCCTGCCCGGTCGAAGTCTGATCGGTCGTCTCGGTCATGAACGTCCTCCATTGCTGTCGTTGCTAGCGTTCAAACCGTCCGTCGGGGCCGCCTCGGCGGGGTTCGCCTGGTGCCCGTCGCCCAGCGGTGCGGGTTCGACGATGGTGTCTTCGACCATGGTGCCGATGCCCTCCGAGGTGAAGACCTCGAGGAGGAGGGAATGCGCCATCCGGCCGTCGATGATGTGGGCCTGCTTGACCCCGTGCTCGATCGCCTCGAGCGCCGCGGTCATCTTCGGGATCATGCCCGAGTCGAGCGAGGGCAGGAGTTCGCGTAGCTTGTCCGGGTCGATGCGGGATATGAGCGAGGACGTGTCCGGCCAGTTCGCGTAGAGGCCGGGCACATCGGTGAGCATGATGAGTTTGTGTGCCTTGAGCGCCTTCGCCACCGCCGAGGCGGCCAGGTCCGCATTGATGTTCAGCGGCTTCCCCGCCTCTCCCCCGATTTCCGAGGCGATCGAGCAGATGACGGGCACCCGTCCGGCATCGAGGAGTTCGGTGAGCACTGTCGTATTCACCTGGGCGATCTCGCCCACCCGGCCGAGGTCGATGGTCTCCCCGTCCACCTCGGCGGTGGCCTTGTTCGCCAGCAGCAGGTCGGCGTCTTCACCGGACAGGCCGATCGCGGCGTCACCGTTCTGGTTGATCCGGGACACGATGTCGCGGTTGACCTGGCCGGACAGGACCATGCGGATGACTTCGGCGGCCTCCTCGGTGGTCACGCGCTGTCCGGCCTTGAACTCGGATTCGATGCCCAGGCGTTTCAGCATGGCAGAGATCTGGGGGCCGCCTCCGTGGACGACGACGGGGCGGATGCCGGCGAAGCGGAGGAACGCGATGTCATCGGCGAACGACTGCTGCAGCTCCGGGGAGACCATGGCGTTGCCGCCGTATTTGATGACGATCGTGGCACCGGCGAAGGTCTTGATCCAGGGCAGTGCCTCGGTCAGGGCCTCGGCCTTGACCTGGGCGGCGGCGAGCCGGGCGGCCGTGGATTTCGTGGACATGTCGACGGGGGTGTTCATGAGGAGTAGGCGCTGTTCTCTTCGACGTAGTCGTGGGTGAGGTCCGAGGTCCACACGGTGGCGGTGTCGTCGCCGGCGTGGAGGTCGATGACGACGTCGACGGTGCGCTCGAACGTGACGTTCGCGGGGTCTTCGTCGGGGCCAGATGCCGTGCACACCTGGACGCCGTTGATGATCACGTCGATCTGTGTGGGATCGAAATCCGCCGAGGTGGTTCCCACCTGAGCGACGACGCGACCCCAGTTCGGGTCCTCCCCGAAGATCGCGGCCTTGAACAGGGCCGAGCGGGCCACGGACCGGGAGACTTCGACGGCGTCTTTTTCGCTGGCAGCACCTTTGGTGGTGATGGCGATGTCGTGGTGGGCGCCTTCGGCGTCGACGTGGAGTTGGTGCATGAGGTCGAGGCAGAGTTCGCGCAGCAGGGTGGTGAACTCGTCCGTATCGACGGCGGCTTCGTGGGCGCCCGACGACATGAGGATGACGGTATCGTTCGTCGACATGCAGCCGTCGGTGTCGAGTCGGTCGAAGGACTGGCTCGTCGAAGCCCGCAGCGCTTGGTCGAGAGTCGCTTGGTCGAGCTTGGCGTCGGTGGTGATGACGACGAGCATGGTCGCCAGCCCCGGTGCGAGCATGCCCGCGCCCTTGGCCATGCCGCCGATCGTGTACCCGCTGGAACCGGTGCGGGTGGCAACTTTTGCGACGGTGTCGGTGGTCATTATCGCTTCGGCAGCGGACTGACCGGCTTCGACGCTCGTGTCGGCGGCCGCGACTAGTGGGGCGAGGTGATTCACGATGGAGTCGCGGAAGTCTTGACCACCGACGCCGATAAGTCCGGTGGAGCAGACGAGCACGTCTTCAGCTGGGGTGGTGATGCCGGATTCGGTGAGGAGTTCGGCGGTGGTCTGCGCGGTCAGGGTCGTCGTCCCGTAGCCGAAGTCGCCGGTGTAGCAGTTCGCTCCCCCGGAGTTCAGGACGACGGCGCGTGCCTGCCCGTTAGCGGAGGCCTTCTGGGACCACAGGATGGGGTTGGCCTTGCACCGGTTGGAGGTGTAGACGGCGGCGACGACGGTGTCGGGTCCGTTGTTGACGACCAGGGAGAGGTCTTTGGTGCCGGAGGGTTTGAGTCCGGCGGTGAGTCCGGCGGCGGTGAAGCCGAGTGGGGCGGTCACGCTCATGGGGCGACTCCTTCGAGGGGAAGGGCGGTGGTCTCGTTGAGACCGAGGGCCAGGTGGATGGATTGGATGGCTTGTCCGGCCGTGCCGCGCACAAGGTTGTCCAGTGCGACAACGACGAGGAGCTTCTCCGCGCGTTCGTCGACGGTGAACTGGATCTGCGCAACGTTCGATCCGGTGGTGGCAGCGGTCTGTGGCCACTGGCCGTCGGGCAGGACGCGGACGAAGGCTTCGCCGGCGTAGGCCTGGTCGAAGGCAGCGTTCAGCTGCTCCTTGAGTGCCGCAGCGTCGAGGAGGCCTTCGGCGTTGCGTGGTGCGGCTTCGCCAGCGTCGGCGGTGATGGTCGCGAGGATGCCTCGGGCCATGGGCACGAGTGTCGGGGTGAATGAGATGCGGGTGGGGCCGTCGGCGGCGTCGACGCCGAGGACGCCGTTGAGGTTCTGTTCGATCTCGGGAACGTGCCGGTGCGTGCCACCCGTGCCATAGGGCGAGGCATTGCCGAGGACCTCGGCGGCGGTGAGATGCGGCTTGAGCGCCTTGCCTGCACCGGAGACACCATTGGCCAGCACCGCGTTGAGTCCGGCGGGCGCCGCTAGTCCGGCCTGGATGAGCGGTGCGAGTCCGAGGCTCACGGCGGTGACGTTACAGCCGGGCACGGCGATGCGCTTCGTGGACTTGAGCGCCTCGCGCTGTTTGGTGCCGCCGGCGGTGAGCAGCTCGGGCAGACCGTAGGTCCAGGTGCCCTGGTGCGCGGAGCCGTAGAACTTCTCCCAAGCAGCCGCGCTGATGAGCCGGTGGTCGGCTGCGAGGTCGATGATGAGGGTGTCCGGGCTCGTGGATTCGAGTTCGGCGGCGATCTGTCCGGACTGTCCGTGCGGGAGCGCGAGGATGACGACATCGTGGCCGGCGAGCACCTCGGCGGTGGACTCCTGGACCACGAGGTCAGACAATCGGGGAAGATGGGGTTGATGTCGGCCGAGCTTCTCACCCGCGGTGGAATGTCCGCACACCGTGGTGACGTTCAAGTGGGGGTGAGTGCTCAGCAGCCGGAGGACCTCTCCCCCGGCGTATCCGGTGGCACCGGAGACGGCAACCGTAAGATCGTTCATATGTATAACCATACCAGGCAATTAATTTATATGCAGGAGGCGTCATGACCCAGGCAGTTCGTGCGATGCAGGCTGGTGGACCGGAGGTCCTGGAGTTCGGTGAGATCGAGACTCCGAAGCCCGGTCCCGGTGAGGTGCTCGTCAACGTCGAGGCTGCGGGCGTGAATTTCATCGACACGTACCGTCGTTCGGGTGTGTATCCGATGGAGTACCCGCATGTCGTCGGCGTCGAGGGCACGGGATACATCGCCGAGGTGGGCGAGGGCATTGAGAGCTGGCAGGTCGGTGACCGTGTGGCATGGCACGAGGGCCCGGGTTCGTATGCGACGCAGGTCGTCGTGAAGTCGGACTTTCTTCTGCGCGTGCCGGAGGGTGTATCCGCCGAGGTGGCTGCGGCGATGCCGCTGCAGGGTCTGACGGCGCAGTACCTGGCGACGAGTTCGCATGAGATCAAGCCGGGACAGACGGCGCTCGTTCACGCGGGTGCCGGTGGTGTGGGTCTGCTGCTCACACAGATCATCAAGCATTTGGGTGGCAATGTCATCTCGACGGTGAGCACGGACGAGAAGGCGGAGCTGTCGCGCAAGGCTGGCGCGGATGACGTGTTCCTCTACGGCGAGGGCGTTGACATCACGGCGAAGGTCAAGGAGCTCACCGATGGTGAGGGCGTCGATGTCGCGTACGACGGTGTCGGCAAGGACACGTTCGATGCGTCGCTGGCGTCGATCAAGCCGTTGGGGTCGATGGTGCTCTTCGGAGGGGCGTCGGGACAGGTGCCGCCGTTCGACATTCAGCGTTTGAACTCTTCGGGCGGAATCTTCCTTTCGCGACCGTCGCTGGCATGGTTCGTCCGCAGCTCGGAGGAACTGGCGAAGCGTTCGGCGATGCTCTTCAACGGCATCGAACACGGCTGGCTCAACTTCCGCGTCGGTGCAACGTTCGCGCTGGCCGATGCTGCGGATGCGCATCGGGCCCTGGAGGGTCGAAAGACGACCGGCAAGGTTGTGTTGACGGTGTGATTCAACGGGGAGAGCGAAGCCTTTAAATTGTGAAACTACTAATCGCACCAGACCCCGACGACCGGCGGCAGACCCTGGCGCTGGCTCACACAGCAGCCCCAAACATGTCAACCAGCGGATACTCTATGAACTGACATGTACGTCGTTGAACAGGTGGTCTAGTGTGGCGAGGTTAAACCTCAAGACGGTCGAGGAACGGGTTGCTCGACTGGGCGCGCAGGAGTCCTACGATCGCGACATAGTCTTCGACTTGTTGCTAGCGTACGGCAAACCCAAGGGAAACGTCACCAGGTTGCGGAACGGCTCGCTCAATGTCGCAGCGGACCCAAGTTGCGAGATCGCGCAGAAAAACGTCGTCTACTTCCGTGAGGCAACCGGTGACCCCCTTGCCGAGATCGAGGAACTGCGCAAAGCGGCTCACGTAGTCCGGTTTAACCCCCGGTTTGTCGTTGTCACCAACTACGCCGAATTCGTCGCCGTCGACATGAAGACCGGCGATAATCTGGCGATCCCGATCCACGATATCGACAAGCACTTCACCTTCTTTCTCCCGTGGGCTGGAATGGAGAAGGCACAATATGTCGCAGAAGCACACGCGGACGTCAAGGCCGCCGAACGGATGGGGAAGCTGTTTGACGAACTCCTGGCTGCCAACCCCGACCTGATGGCCCTCCCGCACGGCAGGCATGCACTTAACGTCTTCTTCACCAGACTGCTATTCTGTTTCTTCGCCGAAGACACCGGCATCTTCACGGCCAATCAGTTCACGAATGCTGTCGGATCGCACACCCAGATCGATGGCTCCGACGTCGATGAGTTCCTCTCCGATCTATTCACCGCGCTGGACACAAAGAACCGGGCTGACAAACCGCCATACCTGGCTGACTTCCCGTATGTGAACGGGCGGCTGTTCGCTGTGAAAAATTCAGAGAACGTCCCTGCTTTCACGAAGACGGCCCGCCAGCAGCTCATCGACTTGGGCACACTCATCTGGCGGGAGATCAACCCTGACATCTTCGGCTCCATGTTTCAGTCGATCGTCACCCCAGGAACACGCTCCGGCCTCGGTCAGCACTACACCTCAGTGCCGAACATCCTCAAGACCATAGAACCGCTGTTCCTCGATGAACTCAAAGAGCAGCTGGACTTCGGATTCGATTCGGTTAAAAAGCTCGAGATGCTCCTCGACCGAATTAGCGAGATCAAGATCTTCGACCCTGCCTGCGGGTCGGGAAACTTCCTTGTCATCGCCTACAAGGAACTGCGCAAGCTTGAGCACGCAATCCTAGAGCGGCTCGCCGAGCTTGACAGCAAGCACCAGGTGCTCTTTGCAGAATCCAGAATCAACATCGAAAACTTCTACGGAATCGAGATCGACGACTTCGCAGCAGAGGTCGCGATACTGTCGTTGTGGATCGCCAAACACCAGATGAACGCGGAGTTCAGGGAGAAGTTCAACGTCTCAATCCCACTCATCCCACTTCGGGAAGCAGGCAATATCACGGCGGGAAACGCGAACAGAATCGAATGGAACTCGATCTGCCCAAATGACCGCAAATCAGAAATTTACCTAATTGGTAACCCTCCGTATTACGGAGCCAAAAAGCAGACCGCCGATCAGAAGGCAGATTATGCCTTCGCATTCGCAGGTAATTCATACCCCAAAAATCTGAATTACGTAGCATTATGGTTCACGAAAGGCGCAGATTATATTAGGAATTCTCGAGCCGAGCTAGCTTTCGTCACAACTGACTCAGTAGTCCAAGGCGAGCACGTCGGCATGATGTTCCCCGCGCTTTTTGCCAAGGGACTTGAGATCGGCTATGCCTACACCCCGTTTAAGTGGGAGAATAATGCCAAACGAAATGCTGGCGTCACGGTGGCCGTTATCAGTCTTAGAAATATTTCCAAGGCCTCAAAGTTCCTCTACATCGACGGCCTGCGAGTAAGCGCCGGTAACATC
Protein-coding regions in this window:
- a CDS encoding DNA methyltransferase, which gives rise to MARLNLKTVEERVARLGAQESYDRDIVFDLLLAYGKPKGNVTRLRNGSLNVAADPSCEIAQKNVVYFREATGDPLAEIEELRKAAHVVRFNPRFVVVTNYAEFVAVDMKTGDNLAIPIHDIDKHFTFFLPWAGMEKAQYVAEAHADVKAAERMGKLFDELLAANPDLMALPHGRHALNVFFTRLLFCFFAEDTGIFTANQFTNAVGSHTQIDGSDVDEFLSDLFTALDTKNRADKPPYLADFPYVNGRLFAVKNSENVPAFTKTARQQLIDLGTLIWREINPDIFGSMFQSIVTPGTRSGLGQHYTSVPNILKTIEPLFLDELKEQLDFGFDSVKKLEMLLDRISEIKIFDPACGSGNFLVIAYKELRKLEHAILERLAELDSKHQVLFAESRINIENFYGIEIDDFAAEVAILSLWIAKHQMNAEFREKFNVSIPLIPLREAGNITAGNANRIEWNSICPNDRKSEIYLIGNPPYYGAKKQTADQKADYAFAFAGNSYPKNLNYVALWFTKGADYIRNSRAELAFVTTDSVVQGEHVGMMFPALFAKGLEIGYAYTPFKWENNAKRNAGVTVAVISLRNISKASKFLYIDGLRVSAGNINGYLVDASNIVVEKSTKPRNGLPPMHSGSMPIDDGNLILSRKEADNLMADPAAAGFVKKFVGTKP